Proteins co-encoded in one Vibrio aquimaris genomic window:
- the fbp gene encoding class 1 fructose-bisphosphatase has product MSGMRTLGEFIVEKQADFPHASGDLSSLLSSIRLAAKIVNREINAAGLGDITGAVGSENIQGEDQQKLDVYANDKFKAALEARDQVCGVASEEEDEAVAFNKELNKNAKYVVLMDPLDGSSNIDVNVSVGTIFSIYRRVSPIGTPPTQEDFLQPGHKQVAAGYVIYGSSTMLVYTTGKGVNGFTYDPSLGTFCLSHENMMIPDDGTIYSINEGNYIRFPMGVKKYIKYCQENEPTEHRPYTSRYIGSLVADFHRNLLKGGIYLYPSTQSHPSGKLRLLYECNPMAYIIEQAGGVASDGQNRIMDLKPTELHQRVPFFVGSKNMVKKVEEFLLNYQED; this is encoded by the coding sequence ATGTCTGGTATGCGCACGCTTGGCGAGTTTATCGTCGAGAAACAAGCGGACTTCCCCCACGCTAGCGGTGACTTGTCATCTCTACTTTCATCAATCCGTCTTGCCGCCAAAATTGTTAACCGTGAAATTAACGCCGCTGGTCTAGGCGATATTACAGGTGCCGTTGGAAGTGAGAACATCCAAGGTGAGGATCAGCAAAAACTCGATGTCTACGCAAACGATAAGTTCAAAGCAGCATTAGAAGCCAGAGATCAAGTTTGTGGCGTAGCAAGTGAAGAGGAAGATGAAGCAGTAGCCTTTAATAAAGAGCTCAACAAAAATGCTAAGTATGTGGTCCTTATGGATCCTCTTGATGGTTCATCCAATATCGATGTTAACGTCTCTGTCGGTACCATCTTCTCTATCTACCGTCGCGTTTCTCCTATTGGTACACCACCAACTCAGGAAGACTTCCTTCAACCCGGGCATAAACAAGTGGCCGCTGGTTATGTTATTTATGGTTCATCCACCATGTTGGTGTACACAACAGGCAAAGGAGTCAACGGCTTTACCTATGATCCTTCTTTAGGTACCTTTTGCCTCTCCCATGAGAATATGATGATACCTGACGATGGAACCATCTACTCGATCAATGAAGGAAACTATATTCGCTTCCCTATGGGCGTAAAAAAATACATTAAGTATTGCCAAGAAAACGAGCCAACTGAACACAGGCCTTACACTTCTCGCTATATTGGCTCACTAGTCGCAGACTTCCATCGAAACCTTCTAAAAGGCGGAATTTACTTGTATCCAAGTACTCAAAGCCACCCTAGTGGTAAACTTCGCCTGCTCTACGAGTGCAATCCTATGGCTTATATTATTGAGCAGGCTGGTGGCGTAGCATCTGATGGCCAAAACCGAATCATGGACCTGAAACCAACTGAATTGCACCAACGTGTGCCATTTTTTGTAGGCTCTAAAAACATGGTTAAGAAAGTAGAAGAATTTTTACTCAATTACCAAGAAGATTAA
- the tamB gene encoding autotransporter assembly complex protein TamB, with protein sequence MTQLVIRCSKWFSVAAMTLIAAIVLGLSVILFTTSGLKFVIWAAEKSLPQLEIESYSGAVFPRFTLNKVSYQDQALNLDVGANSITLGVDVSCLVGASICIDELALNGLKFYMPEASSDPQSSAEPETDSESSVSLPIPLIVKRLSLSDLDLNILGYQVQVGAFTSGLSLAGQNLTIDKTLLSKTHLILAQEKNTPEPASAPSTSSQHDIELPSVVLPLDINLKRLDIHDFTLVQDTPVVVNNLAIEAEAVGSKINLRAMQLDMPQLAARLNGEVNLVEDYPISLDLKTTIKQPIAKGQIIDLNASGSVANLSLDAELGGLAKGKIQAFVQPLRNNIPFELSLLDVQAQWPLLGEGDYLVSVDSLKSKGSLDRYDIALDARFSGKEVPESKLTMFGQGNLKQIDLDTLSLKTLGGEVSGQLMANWQAPINWSADLLLKDIQPGMQWQDAEGQISGRLATSGALTNQGGWKIAVPKLDIDGVVRDYPLKLLGQLSASDETGTGDIKVTTSGLALSHGPNFVKASGVIEQASDMKVEVSFADMSLTVPNLRGNLKGNLILKDSIQQPRVGVMLKARDVGWGTDIDAKTIDLEGELSPLTQIAANIKLSVFNAHYQNYVIDHVLLNTKGNEKSHTLSLDVVSDIVSTQLNLHGELERLPELVWKGNLDGMFIKSKQGVWTLESETPVGYSAQSQQVFVAAHCWQQEGASICLDKDINVGQKGEAKVSISNIDFSQLQPIFPKKTELKGDLNLSAMASWAPDTPPVLTVDLGMGQGMVNDHGAHPIRLGWESVSLKAALKDNVLSTNWLIDLADNGDFSGHAKVFNVVDTNKSLDGELQLTELKLDFLEPFLGDYSQFKSTLNSQLSFAGPIMKPKLKGQFVLDDLFLKGEVTPVEIESGNIDVKFSGYGASLTAAVDTPDGQLQAKGEADWRDLNKWQTNLRVFADELMLDLPPMVKVKVIPDMTISASPKQARIDGTIALPWGKIVVEELPPSAIGVSKDQVLLNEHLEPESIEPTIPFSIETNVNISIGDELKLSAFGLEGNLSGNLNVSQRDKGPFVTGEVNIINGSYRSFGQDLIIQQGKILMNGPVDQPFVQITAIRNPDNTQDDYTAGIKVIGPVDEPSVTIFSEPNLPQANALSYLLRGRDIDGESGGNSVTSTLIGLSLAKSGRVVGEIGEAFGVQDLQLDTAGSGDESQVTVSGYVLPGLQVKYGVGIFDSVGEFTVRYRLMQDLYVEAMSGLDSAVELLYQFEFN encoded by the coding sequence ATGACCCAGCTTGTTATAAGATGCTCTAAGTGGTTTTCAGTTGCGGCAATGACGCTAATAGCAGCTATTGTGCTCGGCCTGTCTGTTATTTTGTTTACCACTTCCGGGTTAAAGTTTGTCATTTGGGCGGCCGAAAAGTCGCTGCCACAGCTTGAAATTGAGTCCTACTCTGGAGCGGTTTTTCCGCGCTTCACTCTCAATAAGGTCTCATATCAAGACCAAGCACTAAATTTAGATGTAGGTGCCAATTCTATCACTCTTGGTGTTGATGTTTCGTGCCTTGTAGGGGCAAGTATTTGTATCGACGAACTGGCCCTTAATGGCCTTAAGTTTTATATGCCTGAAGCATCATCAGACCCTCAAAGCTCCGCTGAGCCTGAAACAGATAGCGAAAGTAGTGTTAGTTTACCGATACCGCTTATTGTTAAACGTTTATCTCTTTCTGATCTTGATCTCAATATTCTTGGTTATCAGGTTCAAGTCGGGGCTTTCACCAGTGGATTGAGCTTGGCGGGACAGAACTTAACTATTGATAAAACCTTGCTAAGTAAGACTCATCTAATCTTGGCGCAAGAAAAAAATACGCCAGAACCAGCTAGCGCCCCATCGACAAGTAGTCAGCATGATATTGAGTTACCTAGTGTCGTTTTACCCTTGGATATAAACCTGAAACGATTAGATATTCATGATTTTACTTTGGTACAAGACACACCTGTTGTGGTAAACAATTTAGCGATTGAAGCAGAGGCGGTAGGTTCAAAAATTAATCTACGAGCCATGCAGCTAGATATGCCTCAACTGGCTGCTAGGCTCAATGGTGAAGTTAATTTGGTAGAAGATTACCCTATCAGTTTGGATCTTAAAACGACCATTAAACAGCCGATTGCTAAAGGTCAAATCATCGACCTTAATGCTTCGGGCAGTGTTGCTAACCTCTCCTTAGACGCCGAGTTAGGTGGTTTAGCTAAGGGTAAAATTCAAGCCTTTGTTCAACCATTGCGTAACAATATTCCATTTGAACTTTCCTTATTGGATGTACAGGCCCAGTGGCCCTTATTGGGAGAGGGAGACTACCTTGTTTCTGTGGATAGTTTGAAGAGTAAAGGCTCTTTAGATCGCTATGATATTGCTCTCGACGCCAGGTTTTCGGGAAAAGAAGTGCCCGAATCCAAGTTAACTATGTTCGGTCAAGGTAATCTTAAACAAATTGATTTAGATACGCTTTCTTTGAAAACATTAGGGGGCGAAGTATCAGGTCAGTTAATGGCGAATTGGCAAGCCCCAATTAACTGGTCTGCCGATCTCTTACTGAAAGATATTCAGCCAGGTATGCAATGGCAAGATGCCGAAGGACAAATCAGTGGCCGTTTGGCCACCTCTGGTGCTTTGACAAATCAAGGTGGATGGAAAATAGCTGTCCCTAAGTTAGATATTGACGGTGTTGTACGTGACTATCCACTCAAGCTTTTGGGTCAACTGTCAGCCTCTGATGAAACTGGAACAGGAGACATCAAGGTGACCACGTCGGGGCTCGCTTTATCTCATGGGCCAAACTTTGTGAAGGCCAGTGGTGTTATTGAGCAAGCGTCGGATATGAAGGTGGAGGTTTCTTTTGCGGACATGTCGCTAACCGTGCCTAATCTACGTGGTAACCTAAAAGGAAACCTAATATTAAAAGACAGTATCCAGCAGCCTAGGGTTGGCGTGATGCTCAAAGCGAGGGATGTCGGCTGGGGTACAGATATCGATGCTAAAACTATTGATCTAGAAGGTGAGTTATCCCCGCTTACTCAAATCGCAGCTAACATAAAACTATCGGTATTTAATGCTCACTATCAGAATTATGTTATCGATCACGTGTTGTTAAATACAAAAGGTAATGAGAAAAGTCATACGCTTAGCTTAGATGTCGTGTCGGATATCGTTTCCACTCAACTCAATCTCCACGGAGAGCTAGAACGTCTTCCAGAGCTGGTTTGGAAAGGCAATTTAGATGGGATGTTTATTAAATCAAAACAAGGGGTATGGACATTAGAGAGCGAGACCCCAGTGGGATACTCAGCTCAATCTCAGCAAGTTTTTGTTGCAGCTCACTGCTGGCAGCAAGAAGGGGCCTCAATTTGTTTGGATAAGGATATAAATGTTGGCCAAAAAGGTGAAGCTAAGGTTTCCATATCCAATATCGACTTTAGTCAGCTGCAACCTATTTTCCCTAAAAAGACAGAGCTTAAAGGCGATCTTAATCTTTCCGCTATGGCGAGTTGGGCTCCTGATACTCCACCAGTCCTCACAGTGGATCTTGGCATGGGGCAGGGCATGGTGAATGATCATGGTGCACATCCAATTCGCTTGGGCTGGGAGAGCGTTAGCTTAAAGGCGGCATTAAAAGATAATGTATTATCAACCAACTGGTTGATTGACTTGGCTGACAATGGGGATTTTTCAGGTCATGCCAAGGTATTCAATGTTGTCGATACAAACAAGTCCTTGGATGGAGAACTGCAATTGACTGAACTCAAATTGGATTTTCTAGAACCATTTTTGGGCGACTATAGTCAGTTTAAATCAACGCTTAATTCTCAATTGTCTTTCGCAGGCCCGATAATGAAGCCCAAATTAAAAGGGCAGTTTGTGCTTGATGATCTCTTTCTAAAAGGCGAAGTAACCCCCGTGGAAATTGAATCTGGAAATATTGATGTCAAATTTTCTGGATACGGTGCAAGCTTGACTGCAGCTGTTGATACGCCGGATGGGCAGTTACAAGCGAAAGGAGAAGCCGATTGGCGAGATCTTAATAAGTGGCAAACTAATCTGCGAGTGTTTGCTGATGAGCTTATGCTAGATCTCCCTCCTATGGTGAAAGTCAAAGTTATACCTGATATGACGATATCAGCCTCGCCAAAACAAGCTCGCATCGACGGTACGATAGCTTTGCCGTGGGGAAAGATTGTGGTTGAAGAGCTGCCTCCTAGTGCTATTGGCGTGTCTAAAGATCAAGTGCTCCTAAACGAACACTTAGAACCAGAAAGTATAGAGCCGACGATTCCGTTTAGTATCGAAACCAATGTTAATATTAGTATCGGCGACGAGCTTAAGTTGTCAGCTTTTGGTCTTGAAGGTAATTTGTCTGGAAACTTAAATGTCTCGCAGAGAGATAAAGGACCGTTTGTGACTGGAGAGGTAAATATTATAAATGGTTCTTATCGGTCTTTTGGTCAGGATTTGATCATCCAACAAGGAAAAATCTTGATGAATGGACCTGTTGATCAGCCTTTTGTGCAAATCACCGCGATACGTAATCCAGATAACACTCAAGACGATTACACTGCTGGAATTAAGGTGATAGGTCCGGTTGATGAGCCAAGCGTGACGATATTTTCAGAACCAAACTTGCCACAAGCGAATGCGTTATCATACTTACTACGTGGTCGAGATATTGATGGAGAGTCTGGCGGTAATTCTGTGACCTCCACTTTAATTGGTCTCAGCTTGGCTAAGAGTGGTCGAGTGGTGGGTGAGATAGGTGAAGCATTTGGTGTTCAGGATCTGCAATTGGATACGGCAGGATCAGGAGACGAATCACAAGTCACGGTTAGCGGTTATGTGCTCCCTGGTTTGCAAGTTAAATACGGTGTGGGTATTTTCGATTCGGTTGGAGAGTTCACAGTTCGCTATCGTTTGATGCAAGATCTTTACGTTGAGGCTATGTCTGGGCTAGATAGCGCGGTTGAGTTACTTTACCAGTTTGAGTTTAATTAA
- a CDS encoding gamma-glutamylcyclotransferase family protein, which produces MQHLVFVYGTLRQGERNHNYLAGNQCLGQCETFPHYALYDLGSYPAVVEGHDSILGEVYLIDDQTLSHLDQLEDVPVEYRRDQIETPFGQAWIYIYQNSSKLDTLISSGDWCQRV; this is translated from the coding sequence ATGCAACATTTAGTTTTTGTCTATGGCACATTAAGGCAAGGAGAAAGAAATCATAACTATCTTGCGGGGAATCAATGTTTAGGCCAGTGTGAGACCTTTCCTCATTACGCCCTCTATGATCTTGGCTCATACCCTGCGGTGGTCGAAGGTCATGATTCTATCTTAGGTGAAGTGTACCTTATTGATGATCAAACGCTTAGCCATTTGGATCAATTAGAAGATGTGCCAGTTGAATACCGTCGCGATCAGATTGAAACTCCCTTTGGTCAAGCTTGGATATATATCTACCAAAACAGCAGTAAACTCGATACGCTCATTTCATCAGGAGATTGGTGCCAAAGGGTATAG
- the ppa gene encoding inorganic diphosphatase gives MSLNNVPAGKSLPDDIYVVIEIPANADPIKYEVDKESGAVFVDRFMSAPMFYPCNYGYVNHTLSLDGDPVDVLVPTPHPLMPGSVIRCRPVGVLKMTDESGEDAKVVAVPHSKLSKEYDHIQDVQDLPELLKAQITHFFERYKELESGKWVKVDGWEDVESARKEILESYQRAQK, from the coding sequence ATGAGTTTAAATAACGTGCCGGCAGGCAAATCGCTTCCAGATGATATCTACGTGGTGATTGAAATCCCAGCTAACGCAGATCCAATCAAATATGAAGTAGACAAAGAATCAGGGGCTGTATTTGTCGACCGTTTTATGTCTGCACCTATGTTTTACCCCTGTAACTATGGTTACGTTAACCACACATTGTCACTCGACGGTGACCCAGTTGATGTACTAGTTCCAACACCACATCCTTTAATGCCAGGATCTGTTATTCGCTGCCGCCCTGTCGGTGTTTTGAAAATGACAGATGAGTCTGGTGAAGATGCCAAAGTGGTGGCTGTGCCACATAGTAAACTGTCTAAAGAATATGATCATATTCAAGATGTTCAAGACTTACCTGAACTGCTTAAAGCACAAATCACCCACTTCTTTGAGCGCTACAAAGAACTTGAATCTGGAAAATGGGTCAAAGTCGATGGTTGGGAAGATGTCGAATCAGCAAGAAAAGAGATCCTCGAATCTTACCAACGCGCACAAAAGTAA